From Saccharothrix espanaensis DSM 44229, the proteins below share one genomic window:
- the entS gene encoding enterobactin transporter EntS, whose product MRLGDLVVDTTPLRQSKEFRYLFIARLVSLFGFGLTTVAIPVQIYDLTGSSLQVSLVSVVIMVPMLAGTLAGGVLADRMDRRRLILLARGSAVLVFALLSLNALLDPAQLWVIYLCAALNSVLNGLSATALMAATPAIVGRDQLASAGALMAITAELGAIIGPSLGGGLTAAFGLAANYALTGVATLVTTSLVALIRPLPPTGPVDESPLRSIGEGLRFVARSRIIAGLLLIDVCVALFTMPFALFPEIAERVFAGGPEVVGLLYAAPAVGAMIAAAASGWTGRVRHTGRYLVAATVACGIAVGLFGLSAGALWLALTALAMLGAADTVSEILRRSLLQHNTPDHLQGRVSSLWLAQTNIAPALGNFEAGVLARLIGPVTAVAVGGALCVVSAGAVGAAMPSLRNASLHDPSADELAEDTARP is encoded by the coding sequence ATGCGGCTCGGCGACCTGGTTGTCGACACCACACCGCTGCGACAGAGCAAGGAGTTCCGCTACCTGTTCATCGCGCGGCTGGTGTCCCTCTTCGGGTTCGGGCTGACCACCGTGGCGATCCCGGTGCAGATCTACGACCTCACCGGGTCGTCCCTCCAGGTGTCACTCGTCAGTGTCGTGATCATGGTGCCGATGCTGGCCGGCACCCTGGCCGGCGGCGTGCTCGCGGACCGGATGGACCGCCGCCGGCTGATCCTGCTGGCCCGCGGCAGCGCGGTGCTGGTGTTCGCCCTGCTCTCGCTCAACGCCCTGCTCGACCCGGCCCAGCTGTGGGTGATCTACCTGTGCGCGGCGCTGAACAGCGTGCTCAACGGCCTGAGCGCGACGGCGCTGATGGCGGCCACGCCCGCGATCGTCGGCCGCGACCAGCTCGCGTCGGCGGGCGCGCTGATGGCCATCACCGCCGAACTGGGCGCGATCATCGGGCCGTCGCTGGGCGGCGGCCTGACCGCCGCGTTCGGCCTGGCCGCGAACTACGCGCTGACCGGCGTGGCCACCCTGGTCACCACGTCCCTGGTCGCGCTGATCCGGCCGCTGCCGCCCACCGGACCGGTCGACGAGAGCCCGCTGCGGTCCATCGGCGAGGGGCTGAGGTTCGTGGCGCGCAGCCGGATCATCGCCGGGCTGCTGCTGATCGACGTGTGCGTGGCGTTGTTCACCATGCCGTTCGCGCTGTTCCCGGAGATCGCCGAGCGGGTGTTCGCCGGCGGCCCCGAGGTGGTCGGCCTGCTCTACGCCGCGCCGGCCGTCGGAGCGATGATCGCCGCCGCCGCCAGCGGGTGGACCGGGCGGGTCCGGCACACCGGGCGCTACCTGGTCGCCGCGACCGTCGCCTGCGGCATCGCGGTGGGGCTGTTCGGCCTCAGCGCCGGCGCGCTGTGGCTCGCGCTGACGGCGCTGGCGATGCTCGGCGCGGCGGACACCGTGTCGGAGATCCTGCGGCGGTCGCTGTTGCAGCACAACACCCCGGACCACCTCCAGGGCCGGGTCAGCAGCCTGTGGCTGGCGCAGACGAACATCGCGCCCGCGCTGGGCAACTTCGAGGCCGGCGTCCTGGCGCGGCTGATCGGCCCGGTCACGGCGGTGGCGGTCGGCGGGGCGCTGTGCGTGGTGTCGGCGGGCGCGGTCGGCGCGGCCATGCCGTCCCTGCGCAACGCCAGCCTGCACGACCCGTCCGCCGACGAACTGGCCGAGGACACCGCCCGGCCGTGA